Below is a genomic region from Tripterygium wilfordii isolate XIE 37 chromosome 12, ASM1340144v1, whole genome shotgun sequence.
AGAAAACAGTTCTAAAAATAAATCTCTAGATTTTAGTTCCTTTGTACAATGTACTTTCATACATTTCCAGCAACATAATCCtagatttcaaacaaaacatgaacAAACAATTAACATAAAATCTTTATACTTTTGCCATGTGTCGCCATATGACTTTTTGGGAGTATCCACTGATGGATTTCATGCTACCATGTGTCGCCATACAACTAAAGGTCATATTTGGTACAAACAATTTGTTTTAGAATAATATTATAGGGCATGTTTGGTAAGCTATTTTGGCAACAACATATACTAATCGGTAGTATATATATGGTAGGTGCCAACGAAACAACAATTTCTTGCCTCCAATATCGAGACAATATTTAGACCATATTATTGTCAATTGGGAATGGTGCTCATGAGATGAGGATTATTTTTAGACCATTTCATTTTGTTCCCCAATCTACCTCCCCATATTAATAATGAAATTTCATAACTACCCCGTAAATTCTCCTTCCTCCTTCCTCTGCAGCTGCCGCCTCCGCAACGGCTCCGACTGCCTCCCTACCTACGTCGCCGGTGACAACTCTGATATCGTCGGGCCGCTGATAGAATGAGGACCATTGCGTTGGGTTGGTGAGAAAATTTGAGTGGGAATGAAAAAAACTATGCAAtcatttcaatgaaaaataacaTACGAACAGTGGACTATATGGGTCTTTACTGGGccaaatcttttaaaaaaaattatatattattcattgttaaattattagaaaataatataattatttaattattctttatAATTAAGGGAAAAAGTCTTTCTAAGCATAAATTTAACTGTatcaatatttttaattattttagttaattatctttattttagaaaattgattgttatttatttttacatttatttgcatccgttacaactaaaatgcataataaccCTGCACACATGGACGGATGCATGTTTAGTCAAGGGTGAACAATTGTCCTTGGCTTTTTGTTTATTactttatatgtatgtatatggacACACATTAATGGTAGAAAGTAGTTTTATAATATAATTACTATTAGTAAAAGATTAATCAGTTTCATTTTTCTAAAGTTTCCAGACCTAAGGGAATAATCTTTGATGGCAAACTAAGTTTCATTATAATGTCATTATATTAGCTCATGAATTCAATCCTAGTTAGTGACAAATTAATATTGCACCATTAATCAGATAGAAAACTAAATTAATTCAAATTAAATAGTGTCAAACATGAACCGAAAAGGAACCTGATTTGTTGCTTACATATTTTATAGCTAGTCTCAAATCTCTATATATCTTGATTAATAGGtttatagacttctaagagagcattttttatcataaaaattatCAACAATCTAATTTGGAACTCGAAGGTTAAATGATAGTTTAATTATGTGCCTTTGAGAAAGATAATGTTGATGTTATCTAAATGAGTTCATGAAACgattttaaaatatgaaaaatcgcCGAGTACATTTGTAAATAAACTTtcaattattatatattgttaTTTATAGGTTTTTAATTTTCAGTGTCGCTTTCTATAATTTTGAaagcataattaataaataaccaaACCCCCTCGTAACTTTGTTGACCGTGAAATAACATCATGCGTCCACCCTTGCTTGCACGTAATTTACCATAGAATATtacacaataatatatattaccaacaaaagttgaaccaaacactatcaaATACCAACCATTCAAACAACATTTATGATATCATTATTGTCCAACATATCTTCTACCACCATATACGATGTTAGTGGGTAGTGGCAAAATTGTCGGCCAAACAGACCCTCTATCCACCCAAAATTAGACCCCATCTTAGCCTCAAATCTACGTAATATGTGAAATATCTATTGATTACAAACACACATGTCCACTTACCCATTAGACCATCACTTACTAACCCTCCACATTAATTGAGGGCTCAAATGGGGGTTAGTCTCAAACATCATTCtttgtgttatttttttttttgaaacagataGGGAGATTCGAACCCTAATCATTATGACGATATATCATTTTTACCATTCCAATTAATGGCTCTAGCCTGTCATTCTTGGGTTATTTAAGACGAGTTCTAAAGAAATATGAGAGAGATCTAAGTATTTTACACATAAAATCCaaaaacgatgtacgaaagcaacGGTCCTCCATAAACGTTCGCCAACCCTCTCTCTATATTTGTGTGTGTTAAAGTCAGGGAGCAGAACTAGCAGCGGAGCTTTTACCATCTGTCAGCAATGCAGCAGAGCAGACCAACGATTCCCACGGAGACTCATgtgagaaagaaagataaagttagagagagaggggagtaGGTGAGAGAGAGCGAATGGTAATGTAACCTTTTCCATTTATAGATGTCAGGATTaccttttttcagtttttttcccAATTACTAACAAATTAAAATGGCTGAAAAATTCTTGGTGAAATAATGTACAGAAACGCAAACtgggcttttcttttttttttccttctttgatgTTGTTTGGGGTAGCAACCGAAACCAAGTAAGCGTACTGATTTGTCCACACACATTGTGTTCTTCTTCTATTGTGAAGAGTATTCATGGCCACTGATAAGGATTCTTCTACTCTATGGTACGTGTTTGTTCTCCTTCATGTTCTCTCTTTTGGGTATGTCGTCTTATATATTCTGTAAAGTATTCATTCTTTTTTTGTGGGTTCGtgcttcttgttctttttaGCAAATGGGTTTTGTCTGATTGTTTACGTATATGCCATAGCAGAACAGAAATATATGAGAGATTGGTTTCTCTTTTACTtctctgtcttttttttttttttgtgtatatatatttaaatttggTACTTTCTCCTGGTGATTTTCCCTGAGTTTGTGTAGGAGATTTGGCTTGTGTATATccttttgatttctttctcaatgtATCTCAGTTTggtgattattttattttgtatgcTAAATTTCAGAGATTTTAATTGAGAATCAGATATTGGAAGATCCTTTTAGATTCTATAGCCATATTTGATAACATAGATTTAATTGAGCCATGCTTTCTAACTTTTCAGTTTTTTTCTAACATCCCTCTTTCTGAACATGTTTTTAGATTTGGAAAATTAATTTCGAGGATCTCGGTATCCTAAAGTCCCCTTAAAAAAAATGCCTTACGAAATTACTTCTTGTAGTGTGCTTTCAAACTCTTGAGTTTTTAGCCTGTGGGATTTTGATACTATACTCAGTTACTCACACACACAAAACAAAAGTGATGATTTTATTTCTATCCTCTCCATATTGTATTTGGTAATTGTTAGATGCCAACTATGCTTTCCTTTACAAGTCAATGTTTCATTTGTAGTTTTTCCCTTGCACCTTTCTTTTCAATTGTGTGAAGTGAAATAGACAGTGACACCATTCTTGTCTTTTGCTTTTTCTATACCAACCATTTGATTGCATCATAGGTTTAATCTTCAATTCCGTACCTTATACCGTTATACGATGCTTATCAATGTCAAGTtgattctcttttcttctctcggTCATTCCCTTACCACACATTTTGAGTCTAATATTATATTTCTAGCTTCATATAATAAGTTGATTGTTGAAAGTGATAGCTTGTTGTCCAGGgagaatttgaaagacttggaCATATCTCAAAAAAACCAGCAGGAAGAGGTAAATGCAACCAAATATAAGAGACGAGGGTCCATGCCTTCATCTGCATCAGCCCATGGTACATATTTCCATCCATGTTGTTGTACCTTCTACATGTGATATCAATTTCTTTATACTTGTGGTGCAACTCCTATCCGTTCATATTCTACTTTTCCtcttattttctatttatttttgtagACCTGAGAAGTGCAGAAATGGAAAAGGATAGCCAAGATGGCTCATCTCCTAGGGGAGTTTTAGAAGCCTATTTAAAAGGTATGGAATCTGAAACAGGTTTTCTCCAGAATGACACAACCACAACAGATGTTCATTGCTCAAACTCAAGGGCAATGTCTAACTGGAGCAGATTCTTCAAAATATGGAAAAGAAGATCGACAAAGAACTTACCTTCCTTTCCTCCTCTAGCTGTGCcaaagttgtccaaaagaaagAGTAGAAGCACAAAAGAGAATCCTGTGCTTAGagatatatacaacttcaagTCTACATTGCAGAACTTCACCCTTTCTGAACTCAAAACTGCAACCAACAATTTTAGCCCTGGTACGTATTATTATTATGAACCAAATCAACTATAAAATGTTATTGGCTTACTCTTATTTCTGTGTCTAAAGGAAATGGTGGTTGAATTATTATTAGCACATTGATTTTTGTAATTATGGTCTTACCTTCTTGCAGAAAACATAATTGGAAAAGGTGGTTACGCGGAGGTTTACAAGGGATGTTTACAAAATGGCAAGTTCATAGCAATAAAATGCCTCACAAAAGGAACACCTGATGAGAGGACAGCTGGATTTCTATCTGAGCTTGGCATTATTGCTCATGTTGACCATCCTAATACTGCTAAGTTGATTGGTGTCGGCATTGAGGGAGGAATGCACCTTATTTTTGAGCTTTCCCCCCTAGGAAGTTTAGGATCCCTTCTGCAcggtttgtttctttttttaatatactCTTGTACTTGaatcttcttctttcctttggTATGTTTCTTATGTTTCCTTTTCTCACATTTTGCAGGATCAAATGCTAAAATAGATtggagcaaaagatataaaattGCGTTGGGGACAGCAGATGGCCTGCTATATCTCCATGAAACTTGCCAAAAGCGAATCATACATAGAGATATCAAGGCTGACAATGTTCTTCTTACAGAAGATTATGAGGCTCAGGTATATTTGAAGTTTTAGACCAGAAGCAAACAAACATTATACTTCTgctattgcttttcttttccttttcccagTCAAGGCAGCATGGCTATGCATATTTACCTAGAAATGGGCATGTGCAGTGCAAGACCTTACTTGTAGTTTATGCGTCATATAGCTGATAGCAGTAGTTGTCCATTAGGTTATTAATACTACG
It encodes:
- the LOC120010628 gene encoding receptor-like cytosolic serine/threonine-protein kinase RBK2 isoform X4; translated protein: MATDKDSSTLWYVFVLLHVLSFGENLKDLDISQKNQQEEVNATKYKRRGSMPSSASAHDLRSAEMEKDSQDGSSPRGVLEAYLKGMESETGFLQNDTTTTDVHCSNSRAMSNWSRFFKIWKRRSTKNLPSFPPLAVPKLSKRKSRSTKENPVLRDIYNFKSTLQNFTLSELKTATNNFSPENIIGKGGYAEVYKGCLQNGKFIAIKCLTKGTPDERTAGFLSELGIIAHVDHPNTAKLIGVGIEGGMHLIFELSPLGSLGSLLHGSNAKIDWSKRYKIALGTADGLLYLHETCQKRIIHRDIKADNVLLTEDYEAQICDFGLAKWLPKECTHHNVSKFEGTFGYFAPEYFMHGIVDEKTDIYAFGVLLLELITGRQALDALQQNLVLWVVILLRGDEYVAECAKKNNRRCLQRTYSEELLDAQEYNSTRYLNDLSRHMEILGS
- the LOC120010628 gene encoding receptor-like cytosolic serine/threonine-protein kinase RBK2 isoform X1 — encoded protein: MATDKDSSTLWYVFVLLHVLSFGENLKDLDISQKNQQEEVNATKYKRRGSMPSSASAHDLRSAEMEKDSQDGSSPRGVLEAYLKGMESETGFLQNDTTTTDVHCSNSRAMSNWSRFFKIWKRRSTKNLPSFPPLAVPKLSKRKSRSTKENPVLRDIYNFKSTLQNFTLSELKTATNNFSPENIIGKGGYAEVYKGCLQNGKFIAIKCLTKGTPDERTAGFLSELGIIAHVDHPNTAKLIGVGIEGGMHLIFELSPLGSLGSLLHGSNAKIDWSKRYKIALGTADGLLYLHETCQKRIIHRDIKADNVLLTEDYEAQICDFGLAKWLPKECTHHNVSKFEGTFGYFAPEYFMHGIVDEKTDIYAFGVLLLELITGRQALDALQQNLVLWAKPLLDKNDIKVLVDPAIGEDYDPEEMDRMVLTASLCVEQSPILRPRMSQVVILLRGDEYVAECAKKNNRRCLQRTYSEELLDAQEYNSTRYLNDLSRHMEILGS
- the LOC120010628 gene encoding receptor-like cytosolic serine/threonine-protein kinase RBK2 isoform X2; its protein translation is MATDKDSSTLCLLSRENLKDLDISQKNQQEEVNATKYKRRGSMPSSASAHDLRSAEMEKDSQDGSSPRGVLEAYLKGMESETGFLQNDTTTTDVHCSNSRAMSNWSRFFKIWKRRSTKNLPSFPPLAVPKLSKRKSRSTKENPVLRDIYNFKSTLQNFTLSELKTATNNFSPENIIGKGGYAEVYKGCLQNGKFIAIKCLTKGTPDERTAGFLSELGIIAHVDHPNTAKLIGVGIEGGMHLIFELSPLGSLGSLLHGSNAKIDWSKRYKIALGTADGLLYLHETCQKRIIHRDIKADNVLLTEDYEAQICDFGLAKWLPKECTHHNVSKFEGTFGYFAPEYFMHGIVDEKTDIYAFGVLLLELITGRQALDALQQNLVLWAKPLLDKNDIKVLVDPAIGEDYDPEEMDRMVLTASLCVEQSPILRPRMSQVVILLRGDEYVAECAKKNNRRCLQRTYSEELLDAQEYNSTRYLNDLSRHMEILGS
- the LOC120010628 gene encoding receptor-like cytosolic serine/threonine-protein kinase RBK2 isoform X3; amino-acid sequence: MATDKDSSTLWENLKDLDISQKNQQEEVNATKYKRRGSMPSSASAHDLRSAEMEKDSQDGSSPRGVLEAYLKGMESETGFLQNDTTTTDVHCSNSRAMSNWSRFFKIWKRRSTKNLPSFPPLAVPKLSKRKSRSTKENPVLRDIYNFKSTLQNFTLSELKTATNNFSPENIIGKGGYAEVYKGCLQNGKFIAIKCLTKGTPDERTAGFLSELGIIAHVDHPNTAKLIGVGIEGGMHLIFELSPLGSLGSLLHGSNAKIDWSKRYKIALGTADGLLYLHETCQKRIIHRDIKADNVLLTEDYEAQICDFGLAKWLPKECTHHNVSKFEGTFGYFAPEYFMHGIVDEKTDIYAFGVLLLELITGRQALDALQQNLVLWAKPLLDKNDIKVLVDPAIGEDYDPEEMDRMVLTASLCVEQSPILRPRMSQVVILLRGDEYVAECAKKNNRRCLQRTYSEELLDAQEYNSTRYLNDLSRHMEILGS